In a genomic window of [Empedobacter] haloabium:
- a CDS encoding YjjG family noncanonical pyrimidine nucleotidase, with amino-acid sequence MKHRLFLFDLDDTLLDFKASERLSFQRTLAALGVAALPAGLFERYQAINLALWRDFEAGTVGKDVLKVERFRRTFHGAGLDLDAHAASGLYLEALADSVVLVEGARELCAALAAIGEVGIITNGVAQIQQRRIASAGLREHLSFVATSEECGHAKPDVRFFQHTVGMARAFRHAETVIVGDRLDADILGANRFGIDSVWFNPDGAVNGGAARPTWEVSRLHGVIPALGKISRR; translated from the coding sequence ATGAAACATCGACTCTTCCTGTTCGACCTGGACGACACCCTGCTCGATTTCAAGGCATCCGAGCGGCTCTCGTTCCAGCGTACCCTGGCCGCGCTGGGTGTCGCGGCGCTGCCCGCCGGCCTGTTCGAGCGCTACCAGGCCATCAACCTGGCGCTGTGGCGTGACTTCGAGGCCGGCACGGTCGGCAAGGATGTGTTGAAGGTGGAGCGGTTCCGGCGTACCTTCCACGGCGCCGGGCTCGACCTGGACGCGCACGCGGCCAGCGGGCTGTACCTGGAAGCGCTGGCGGACAGCGTGGTGCTGGTGGAGGGCGCGCGCGAGCTGTGCGCGGCGCTGGCGGCCATCGGCGAGGTCGGCATCATCACCAACGGGGTCGCGCAGATCCAGCAGCGGCGCATCGCCAGTGCCGGCCTGCGCGAGCACCTGTCGTTTGTTGCCACGTCGGAGGAATGCGGTCATGCCAAGCCGGACGTGCGCTTCTTCCAGCACACGGTCGGTATGGCGCGCGCGTTCCGGCACGCCGAGACCGTCATCGTGGGTGACCGGCTGGACGCCGACATCCTGGGCGCGAACCGGTTCGGCATCGACAGCGTGTGGTTCAATCCGGATGGGGCGGTCAATGGCGGGGCGGCGCGGCCGACGTGGGAGGTCAGCCGACTGCATGGCGTCATCCCGGCGCTGGGTAAGATAAGCCGCAGGTAG